From Pseudomonas sp. stari2, a single genomic window includes:
- the yaaA gene encoding peroxide stress protein YaaA produces the protein MLMVISPAKTLDYETPPATQRFTQPQYLDHSQELIQQLRELTPAQISELMHVSDKIGGLNAARFGSWTPAFTPENAKQALLAFKGDVYTGLDAQSFSEADFDYAQQHLRMLSGLYGLLRPLDLMQPYRLEMGTKLANVRGKDLYAFWGTRISEWLNEALADQGDDVLLNLASNEYFSAVKRTALNARIINTEFKDLKNGQYKIISFYAKKARGLMSRFVIQERINDPAALKQFDVQGYRYSAEQSKPDNLVFLRDHAPE, from the coding sequence ATGCTGATGGTGATTTCCCCCGCCAAGACCCTCGATTACGAAACACCGCCGGCGACCCAGCGCTTCACCCAGCCGCAATACCTCGACCATTCCCAAGAGCTGATCCAACAGTTGCGTGAGCTGACGCCTGCACAGATCAGCGAACTGATGCACGTCTCCGACAAGATCGGTGGCCTCAACGCCGCGCGTTTCGGCAGCTGGACGCCGGCGTTCACTCCCGAGAACGCCAAACAGGCGCTGCTGGCCTTCAAGGGCGACGTCTACACCGGACTCGATGCCCAGTCGTTCAGCGAAGCCGATTTTGACTACGCGCAACAGCACCTGCGCATGCTCTCCGGCCTCTACGGCCTGCTGCGCCCGCTCGACCTGATGCAGCCATATCGCCTGGAAATGGGCACCAAACTGGCCAATGTCCGCGGCAAGGACTTGTACGCGTTCTGGGGCACGCGCATCAGCGAATGGCTGAACGAAGCGCTGGCCGACCAGGGCGATGACGTGCTGCTGAACCTGGCGTCCAACGAGTACTTCTCGGCGGTCAAGCGCACGGCCCTGAACGCGCGGATCATCAACACCGAGTTCAAGGACCTGAAAAACGGCCAGTACAAGATCATCAGTTTTTACGCCAAAAAGGCTCGAGGCCTTATGAGCCGCTTCGTCATCCAGGAACGCATCAACGATCCGGCGGCCCTCAAACAGTTCGATGTGCAGGGTTATCGCTACAGCGCCGAACAATCGAAACCGGACAATCTGGTGTTTCTGCGCGATCACGCCCCCGAATAA
- a CDS encoding polysaccharide deacetylase family protein, giving the protein MRIVLLFTVWLLSFGAVAAPGDIATLDRSTWPEKLDNPTLFDVASRAEILMFARGLLGSEALDEAALAQRLGLRTVNLEAINNLRARLWQRLLTNYNFAQQSCDQDASFCFLVEDLPTLREQATKFVVSDESYYTKWAEPSRIFHLQYLDELMRKAALSPQTTSEVDHFGDYERNGDEMHDRLFLLSFDSAANLQPDNTHWIADYLRKSSLSGTFFLLGKDVQARLADRSVNNLQAEFSKLCVGVQGWEFRSHSHWQDWQDSVRRSSDLVKNKLPENYVPLFRPPDGQRRSDAGSFLRNQGLQVALWDIDAQDGAGKLKGNPSAQRVLTLMLLWRHGVINFNMKQDAVKTALPWLITQTAQSGIGWEDCQDAFR; this is encoded by the coding sequence TTGCGCATTGTTCTTTTATTTACTGTGTGGTTGTTGAGCTTCGGGGCCGTTGCGGCGCCGGGCGATATTGCCACGCTCGATCGCAGCACCTGGCCGGAGAAACTCGACAACCCGACCCTGTTCGACGTCGCCTCGCGGGCGGAAATCCTGATGTTCGCCCGGGGCCTGCTGGGCAGCGAAGCGCTGGATGAGGCCGCGCTGGCTCAGCGTCTGGGGCTGCGCACGGTCAATCTGGAGGCGATCAACAACCTGCGCGCTCGCCTGTGGCAACGGCTGCTGACCAACTACAACTTCGCCCAGCAGAGTTGCGATCAGGACGCCTCGTTCTGCTTCCTCGTCGAAGACCTGCCGACCCTGCGCGAGCAGGCGACCAAGTTCGTGGTCAGCGACGAAAGCTATTACACCAAGTGGGCAGAGCCGAGCCGGATCTTTCATCTGCAGTATCTGGATGAACTGATGCGCAAGGCGGCGCTGTCGCCGCAGACCACCAGCGAAGTCGATCATTTCGGCGACTACGAGCGCAACGGCGACGAGATGCACGACCGGTTGTTCCTGTTGAGTTTCGACAGCGCCGCGAACCTTCAGCCGGACAATACCCACTGGATCGCCGATTACCTGCGCAAATCCAGTCTGAGCGGCACCTTCTTTTTGCTGGGCAAGGATGTGCAGGCGCGACTGGCGGATCGCTCGGTGAATAACCTGCAAGCGGAATTCTCGAAACTCTGCGTGGGGGTTCAGGGCTGGGAGTTCCGCTCCCACAGCCACTGGCAGGACTGGCAGGACTCGGTACGCCGCAGCAGCGATCTGGTGAAGAACAAGCTGCCGGAAAACTACGTGCCGTTGTTCCGCCCACCGGATGGCCAGCGCCGCAGTGATGCCGGCAGTTTCTTGCGCAATCAGGGCCTGCAAGTGGCGTTGTGGGACATCGATGCCCAGGACGGCGCCGGCAAGCTCAAGGGCAATCCCAGCGCGCAGCGGGTGCTGACCCTGATGCTGTTGTGGCGGCATGGGGTGATCAATTTCAACATGAAGCAGGACGCGGTGAAGACCGCGTTGCCTTGGCTGATCACGCAAACCGCGCAAAGCGGCATCGGCTGGGAAGACTGTCAGGACGCTTTTCGCTGA
- a CDS encoding PhoH family protein: protein MDDHGRSPSSNQPILYVLDTNVLIHDPNALLNFEEHHVAIPMTVLEELDKLKSGHHSVAAECRQAIRLIDKTLGDASPEDVEQGVPIQRGKSGPKGLLSILMSKQAESNLILPEHLNDNKIINQLIDLHTRDPKKPVVLVTKDINMRLKARACGIDAEDYSTDQLVDDVSLLPNGYHNMTGSFWDRVSKVETRQDHGRTWHQVQLIDNLPAVHINEFIIDEQGFVGWIKEIEEDRLLILDLHQEPLLHQEAWGLKPRDIYQSLALYALLDPDIHLVNLSGAAGSGKTILALAAAIEQTMVSKRYRRIIATRSVQGLDQEIGFLPGTEAEKMEPWLGAITDNLEALHMDDENTHGSVDYILSKVPLQFKSLNYIRGRSFQQSLILIDECQNLTPHQMKTIITRAGAGSKVVCLGNLAQIDTPYLSATSSGLTYLTERFKDFPNGVHITLQGVPRSILAEYAESHL, encoded by the coding sequence ATGGATGATCACGGACGTAGCCCTTCCTCCAACCAGCCAATCCTTTATGTACTCGATACCAACGTACTGATTCACGATCCAAACGCCCTGCTGAATTTCGAAGAACACCACGTCGCGATCCCGATGACCGTGCTTGAAGAGCTGGACAAGCTCAAGAGCGGGCATCACAGCGTGGCCGCTGAATGCCGCCAGGCCATCCGGCTGATCGACAAGACGCTGGGCGATGCCTCGCCCGAAGACGTCGAGCAAGGGGTGCCGATCCAGCGCGGAAAGAGCGGGCCGAAGGGGTTGCTGTCAATTCTGATGAGCAAACAGGCCGAATCGAACCTGATTCTGCCCGAGCACCTGAACGACAACAAAATCATCAACCAGTTGATCGATCTGCACACCCGCGATCCGAAGAAACCGGTGGTGCTGGTCACCAAAGACATCAACATGCGCCTCAAGGCGCGAGCCTGCGGGATCGACGCCGAGGACTACAGCACCGACCAACTGGTCGATGACGTGTCCCTGTTGCCCAACGGCTACCACAACATGACCGGCTCCTTCTGGGACCGCGTGAGCAAGGTCGAAACCCGTCAGGACCATGGCCGCACCTGGCACCAGGTGCAACTGATCGACAACCTGCCGGCCGTGCACATCAACGAGTTCATCATCGATGAGCAGGGCTTTGTCGGCTGGATCAAGGAGATTGAAGAAGACCGTCTGCTGATCCTCGATCTGCACCAGGAACCGCTGCTGCATCAAGAGGCCTGGGGCCTCAAGCCCCGTGACATCTATCAGAGCCTGGCGCTGTACGCCTTGCTCGACCCAGACATTCATCTGGTCAACCTGTCCGGCGCCGCCGGTTCCGGCAAGACCATCCTGGCGCTGGCCGCTGCGATCGAGCAGACCATGGTCAGCAAGCGTTATCGCCGCATCATCGCCACCCGCAGCGTGCAGGGCCTGGACCAGGAAATCGGCTTCCTGCCCGGCACCGAAGCGGAAAAAATGGAGCCTTGGCTGGGCGCCATCACCGACAACCTCGAAGCCTTGCACATGGATGACGAAAACACCCATGGCAGCGTCGACTACATCCTCAGCAAAGTGCCGTTGCAGTTCAAATCGCTCAACTACATTCGCGGGCGCAGCTTCCAGCAGAGCCTGATCCTGATCGACGAATGCCAGAACCTCACGCCGCACCAGATGAAAACCATCATCACCCGGGCCGGCGCCGGTTCCAAAGTGGTGTGCCTGGGCAACCTGGCACAGATCGACACCCCTTACCTGTCCGCGACCAGTTCCGGGCTGACTTACCTGACCGAACGTTTCAAAGACTTCCCCAACGGTGTGCACATCACCCTGCAAGGGGTGCCTCGCTCGATTCTGGCCGAATACGCCGAATCGCACCTGTAA
- the moaC gene encoding cyclic pyranopterin monophosphate synthase MoaC: MLTHLDSQGRANMVDVTEKAVTFREATAQALVRMLPDTLQMIVSGGHPKGDVFAVARIAGIQAAKKTSDLIPLCHPLMLTGVKVELSAEGDDAVRIVARCKLSGQTGVEMEALTAASVAALTIYDMCKAVDRGMTIESVRLLEKVGGKSGHFQAEQP, translated from the coding sequence GTGCTGACTCATCTCGATTCCCAAGGTCGCGCCAACATGGTCGACGTCACCGAAAAAGCCGTGACGTTCCGCGAGGCGACGGCCCAAGCGCTGGTGCGCATGCTGCCCGACACCCTGCAGATGATCGTCAGCGGCGGCCATCCCAAGGGCGACGTGTTCGCCGTGGCGCGCATCGCCGGCATTCAGGCGGCGAAGAAAACCAGTGACCTGATTCCCTTGTGCCATCCGTTGATGCTGACCGGCGTCAAGGTTGAGCTCAGCGCCGAAGGCGACGACGCGGTGCGCATCGTGGCTCGCTGCAAGCTGTCCGGGCAGACTGGCGTCGAGATGGAGGCGTTGACCGCCGCCAGCGTCGCCGCGCTGACGATCTACGACATGTGCAAGGCCGTGGATCGCGGCATGACCATCGAAAGCGTGCGCCTGCTGGAGAAAGTCGGCGGCAAGAGCGGGCATTTCCAGGCGGAGCAGCCATGA
- the moaD gene encoding molybdopterin converting factor subunit 1 has translation MNLTVKFFARYREALGVDSVKVEGEFATVEDVRALLAKRDGAEVLSEQNLMCARNEDLCQLDEPVVDGDEVAFFPTVTGG, from the coding sequence ATGAACCTGACCGTGAAGTTTTTTGCCCGTTACCGCGAGGCGCTGGGCGTGGATTCGGTAAAGGTCGAAGGTGAATTCGCGACGGTGGAAGACGTACGCGCCTTGCTCGCCAAGCGTGACGGCGCCGAGGTGCTGAGCGAACAGAACTTGATGTGTGCGCGCAACGAAGACCTGTGCCAGCTCGACGAGCCGGTGGTCGATGGCGACGAAGTAGCGTTTTTCCCCACCGTGACCGGAGGCTGA
- the moaE gene encoding molybdopterin synthase catalytic subunit MoaE, with product MAIRVQSTAFDPGAEVNAMHAANVGVGAVVSFVGYVRDFNDGLDVAGMFLEHYPGMTEKALGKIAVEAEQRWPLLKLEVLHRIGALEPGEPIVFVGAASAHRQAAFDACAFVMDYLKTRAPFWKKENTSDGSRWVEGRDSDHAAADRWKQ from the coding sequence ATGGCGATTCGTGTGCAGTCCACGGCGTTCGATCCCGGTGCTGAAGTCAACGCGATGCACGCGGCCAATGTCGGCGTCGGCGCGGTGGTGAGTTTTGTCGGCTACGTGCGCGACTTCAACGATGGCCTCGATGTTGCCGGAATGTTTCTGGAGCACTATCCGGGCATGACCGAAAAGGCCCTGGGCAAGATCGCCGTCGAGGCCGAACAGCGCTGGCCGCTGTTGAAGCTGGAAGTACTGCACCGCATCGGCGCGCTGGAGCCGGGTGAGCCGATCGTGTTCGTCGGCGCCGCCAGTGCCCATCGTCAGGCGGCATTCGACGCCTGCGCCTTCGTCATGGATTACCTGAAAACCCGCGCGCCGTTCTGGAAGAAAGAGAACACCAGCGACGGCTCGCGCTGGGTCGAAGGTCGTGACAGCGACCATGCCGCTGCGGATCGCTGGAAGCAGTAA
- a CDS encoding ABC transporter substrate-binding protein: MKKLPLITGLALSLLACSSVFAAEKTLRIGIEAAYPPFASKTDQGEIVGFDYDIGNALCAQMQVKCVWVEGEFDGLIPSLKVKKIDMALSSMTINEDRKKSVDFTHKYYFTSSRLVMKEGATVDDQYASLKGKTVGVQRATTTDRYATEVFEPKGINVKRYGNNEEIYMDLAAGRLDAIFADTIPLTDFLSMPRGKGYAFVGPELKDPKYVGEGAGIAVRKGNTELVSQLNTAIDGIRASGEYQKISEKYFKSDIYGD; encoded by the coding sequence ATGAAGAAACTCCCCCTCATCACCGGTCTGGCGCTGAGCCTGTTGGCGTGCAGCAGCGTGTTTGCCGCCGAGAAAACCCTGCGCATCGGTATTGAAGCGGCCTATCCGCCGTTCGCCTCAAAGACCGACCAAGGTGAAATCGTCGGCTTCGACTACGACATCGGCAACGCCCTGTGCGCGCAGATGCAGGTCAAGTGCGTGTGGGTCGAGGGCGAGTTCGACGGTCTGATTCCTTCCCTGAAAGTGAAGAAAATCGACATGGCGCTGTCGTCCATGACCATCAATGAAGACCGCAAGAAGTCCGTGGACTTCACCCACAAGTACTATTTCACCTCGTCGCGGCTCGTAATGAAGGAAGGCGCGACGGTTGATGACCAATACGCCAGCCTCAAGGGCAAGACCGTCGGCGTGCAACGTGCGACCACCACCGATCGTTACGCCACGGAGGTGTTCGAGCCCAAGGGCATCAACGTCAAGCGCTATGGCAACAACGAAGAAATCTACATGGACCTGGCGGCCGGGCGTCTCGACGCGATTTTTGCAGACACCATTCCGCTGACCGACTTCCTGTCGATGCCTCGGGGCAAGGGTTACGCGTTTGTCGGACCGGAACTGAAAGATCCGAAGTACGTGGGCGAGGGTGCCGGGATCGCGGTGCGCAAGGGCAACACCGAACTGGTCAGCCAGTTGAACACCGCCATCGACGGCATTCGCGCCAGTGGCGAGTATCAGAAAATTTCCGAGAAGTACTTCAAGTCGGACATCTACGGCGACTGA
- a CDS encoding PAS domain-containing protein has product MTAPEHTPELNDAALDNYHAIADAIATLFFPHAEVVLHDLRTQKVDYIANNLSKRVIGDESSLEDMLSDDVSERNIGPYEKLNWDGQKIRSLSTVLRDSEGHPLAVLCINLNISLFENAKAALDLFLSPSKLIPQPDSLFRDDWQERINTFLHAWLRERQLSLNLLTRDHKRELVLALHAEGAFKGKSASNYVANVLNMGRATVYKHLKELKG; this is encoded by the coding sequence ATGACCGCCCCCGAACACACGCCCGAGCTGAATGACGCCGCCCTGGATAACTACCACGCCATCGCCGATGCCATCGCTACGCTGTTCTTTCCACATGCTGAAGTGGTGCTGCATGACCTGCGCACGCAAAAGGTCGACTACATCGCCAACAACCTCTCGAAAAGGGTGATCGGCGACGAGTCGTCGCTGGAAGACATGCTCAGCGACGACGTCAGCGAACGGAACATCGGCCCGTACGAAAAGCTCAATTGGGACGGCCAGAAGATTCGCAGCCTGAGCACCGTGCTGCGCGACAGCGAAGGGCATCCGCTGGCAGTGCTGTGCATCAACCTGAATATTTCGCTGTTCGAGAACGCCAAGGCTGCGCTCGACCTGTTCCTCTCGCCGAGCAAACTGATTCCGCAACCGGACTCGCTGTTTCGCGATGACTGGCAGGAACGGATCAACACCTTCCTGCACGCCTGGCTGCGCGAGCGGCAACTGAGCTTGAACCTGCTGACCCGCGATCACAAACGCGAACTGGTGCTGGCGCTGCACGCCGAAGGCGCGTTCAAGGGCAAGAGCGCCTCAAACTATGTGGCCAATGTGCTGAACATGGGGCGGGCGACGGTGTACAAGCATTTGAAGGAATTGAAGGGCTGA
- a CDS encoding NAD(P)/FAD-dependent oxidoreductase → MSHADFIIIGGGIAGASTGYWLSQHGKVVVLERESHPAYHSTGRSAALFTAAYGTPQVRALTQASRAFFDNPPSGFCEHPLLTPRGEMTVDFTGDAAELNNQYLSAKATVPEMQLLSAEEACVRLPILRREKVHGAIYDPTASDIDTDALHQGYLRGIRRNNGQVLTDCEVLGLNQDADGVWQVQTNGQTFSAPIVINAAGAWADKIGALAGARPLGLQPKRRAAFIFAGPEGVDIHHWPMLVSLDESFYMKPDAGMFLGSPANADPVEPHDVQPEELDIAMGIYQIEEATTLTIRRPTRTWAGLRSFVADGDLLSGFDPQVPGLFWVAAQGGYGIQTSPAMGQASAALVRGESLPEHLKQFGLSAAMLSPARLA, encoded by the coding sequence ATGAGTCATGCAGATTTCATCATCATCGGCGGCGGGATTGCCGGCGCGTCCACCGGTTACTGGCTGTCGCAACATGGCAAGGTCGTGGTGCTGGAGCGCGAATCGCATCCCGCCTATCACTCCACCGGGCGCTCCGCCGCACTGTTCACCGCTGCTTATGGCACCCCGCAGGTTCGGGCACTGACCCAGGCCAGCCGGGCATTTTTCGATAACCCGCCCAGTGGTTTCTGTGAACACCCGCTGCTCACCCCGCGCGGCGAAATGACCGTGGACTTCACCGGCGACGCCGCCGAGCTGAACAATCAGTACCTCAGCGCCAAGGCCACCGTGCCGGAGATGCAACTGCTCAGCGCGGAAGAAGCGTGCGTGCGGCTGCCGATCTTGCGCCGGGAAAAAGTCCACGGTGCGATCTACGACCCGACCGCCAGCGACATCGACACCGATGCGCTGCACCAAGGCTATCTGCGCGGCATCCGTCGCAACAATGGGCAAGTCCTGACCGATTGCGAAGTGCTCGGACTGAACCAAGATGCCGACGGCGTCTGGCAAGTCCAGACCAACGGCCAGACTTTCAGCGCACCCATTGTGATCAACGCCGCAGGCGCCTGGGCTGACAAAATCGGTGCCCTGGCCGGCGCCCGGCCCCTGGGCCTGCAACCGAAGCGCCGCGCGGCGTTTATCTTCGCCGGCCCAGAAGGCGTCGACATTCACCACTGGCCGATGCTGGTCAGCCTCGACGAGTCGTTCTACATGAAGCCCGACGCCGGCATGTTCCTCGGCTCGCCTGCCAACGCCGACCCGGTCGAGCCGCACGACGTGCAGCCAGAAGAACTGGACATCGCCATGGGCATCTACCAGATCGAAGAAGCGACGACCCTGACCATCCGCCGCCCGACCCGCACCTGGGCGGGCCTGCGCAGTTTCGTCGCCGACGGTGATTTGCTGTCCGGGTTCGATCCGCAGGTGCCGGGGCTGTTCTGGGTCGCGGCCCAAGGCGGTTACGGTATACAGACTTCGCCGGCGATGGGCCAGGCCAGCGCGGCGCTGGTGCGCGGTGAGTCGTTGCCCGAGCACCTCAAGCAGTTCGGTCTGTCCGCCGCGATGCTCTCCCCCGCCCGCCTGGCCTGA
- a CDS encoding ornithine cyclodeaminase family protein: MSSTPYVIDQTQARELLARIDVPQILRKLFRDLAAGHAVQPAQQLVEFPQGAGDFINYLGVLAEDGVYGVKTSPYIVREQGPLVTAWTLLMSMQTGQPLLLCDAGELTTARTAATTAVAVDALALLNASRLAIIGSGKVAQAHLHYVKTSREWQSINVYSPTLSEDAATARQLQALDPRVSIACSREAAIAEADVIMLCTSSAGPVIDPATLSKQALITSISTNAPRAHEVPPQSLNDMQVFCDYRLTTPGSAGEMLIATEQHGWDNSAIIGDLADLLSEKVQRPDYNRHVFFRSIGLGLEDIALANAVYQLQR, translated from the coding sequence ATGTCCAGCACGCCGTACGTGATTGATCAAACCCAGGCCCGCGAGCTTCTGGCCCGGATCGATGTGCCGCAGATCCTGCGCAAGCTGTTCCGCGATCTGGCGGCCGGGCATGCGGTGCAACCGGCGCAGCAACTGGTGGAATTTCCCCAGGGCGCCGGGGACTTCATCAACTATCTGGGCGTATTGGCTGAAGATGGCGTGTACGGGGTCAAGACCTCGCCATACATCGTTCGCGAACAAGGCCCGCTGGTGACGGCATGGACGCTGTTGATGTCGATGCAAACCGGTCAGCCATTGCTACTTTGCGATGCCGGCGAACTGACCACCGCCCGCACGGCGGCAACCACAGCTGTCGCCGTCGACGCCCTCGCCCTCTTGAACGCCTCCCGTCTGGCAATCATCGGCAGCGGCAAGGTCGCTCAGGCGCATCTGCACTACGTCAAAACGTCGCGTGAATGGCAGAGCATCAACGTGTATTCGCCCACCCTGAGCGAAGACGCGGCGACCGCCCGCCAACTGCAAGCCCTCGATCCACGGGTGAGCATCGCCTGCAGCCGCGAAGCCGCCATCGCCGAAGCCGATGTGATCATGCTCTGCACCTCGTCCGCAGGACCTGTGATCGACCCGGCGACCTTGAGCAAACAGGCGCTGATCACCTCGATCAGCACCAATGCCCCACGCGCGCACGAAGTGCCGCCGCAGAGCCTCAACGACATGCAGGTGTTCTGCGACTATCGTCTGACCACGCCGGGTTCGGCCGGCGAGATGCTGATCGCCACCGAACAACATGGCTGGGACAACAGCGCGATCATCGGTGACCTCGCGGACCTGCTCAGCGAAAAAGTGCAGCGTCCGGATTACAACCGTCACGTGTTCTTCCGCTCCATCGGTCTGGGCCTTGAAGACATCGCCCTGGCCAACGCCGTTTATCAATTGCAGCGCTGA
- the rhlB gene encoding ATP-dependent RNA helicase RhlB has product MTVLKALKKMFGKSEAEQLAPAPSAPSHAPGHRSDAKPADRQAPVATPKREPAPAAVSAPASESTRSETPKPAKPRREPKPKAPVIPWKLEDFVVEPQEGKTRFHDFKLAPELMHAIHDLGFPYCTPIQAQVLGFTLAGKDAIGRAQTGTGKTAAFLISIITQLLQTPPPKERYMGEPRALIIAPTRELVVQIAKDAADLTKYTGLNVMTFVGGMDFDKQLKHLEARHCDILVATPGRLLDFNQRGDVHLDMVEVMVLDEADRMLDMGFIPQVRQIIRQTPPKSERQTLLFSATFTDDVMNLAKQWTTDPAIVEIEVTNVANENVEQHIYAVAGADKYKLLFNLVNDNGWERVIVFANRKDEVRRIEERLVRDGINAAQLSGDVPQHKRIKTLEGFREGKIRVLVATDVAGRGIHIDGISHVINFTLPEVPDDYVHRIGRTGRAGADGVSISFAGEDDSYQLPSIEEKLGRKISCETPPTHLLRAVERKRPQ; this is encoded by the coding sequence ATGACCGTGCTCAAAGCACTCAAGAAGATGTTCGGAAAAAGCGAGGCTGAGCAGCTCGCGCCAGCTCCCAGTGCGCCGTCGCATGCCCCCGGTCATCGCAGCGATGCCAAACCGGCGGACCGCCAGGCTCCTGTAGCCACACCGAAACGCGAACCGGCACCCGCTGCTGTTTCAGCTCCCGCTTCAGAAAGCACCCGCAGCGAAACACCCAAACCTGCCAAGCCACGCCGCGAACCGAAGCCCAAGGCGCCGGTCATTCCCTGGAAACTCGAAGATTTCGTCGTCGAGCCACAGGAAGGCAAGACCCGTTTCCACGATTTCAAACTCGCCCCGGAACTGATGCACGCCATCCACGACCTGGGTTTCCCGTATTGCACGCCGATCCAGGCCCAGGTGCTGGGTTTCACCCTCGCCGGCAAAGACGCCATCGGCCGCGCCCAGACCGGCACCGGCAAGACCGCCGCGTTCCTGATTTCGATCATCACCCAGCTGTTGCAGACCCCGCCGCCGAAAGAGCGCTACATGGGCGAGCCACGGGCGCTGATCATCGCGCCGACCCGTGAGCTGGTGGTGCAGATTGCCAAGGACGCCGCAGACCTGACCAAGTACACCGGCCTCAACGTCATGACGTTCGTCGGCGGCATGGATTTCGACAAGCAGCTCAAGCACCTCGAAGCCCGCCACTGCGACATCCTCGTCGCAACCCCGGGCCGTCTGCTCGACTTCAACCAGCGCGGCGACGTGCACCTGGACATGGTCGAAGTGATGGTGCTGGACGAAGCCGACCGCATGCTCGACATGGGCTTCATCCCGCAGGTACGGCAGATCATTCGCCAAACCCCGCCGAAAAGCGAACGCCAGACCCTGCTGTTCTCCGCAACCTTCACCGATGACGTGATGAACCTCGCCAAGCAGTGGACCACCGATCCTGCGATCGTCGAAATCGAAGTCACCAATGTGGCCAACGAGAACGTCGAACAGCACATCTACGCGGTGGCCGGTGCCGACAAATACAAACTGCTCTTCAACCTGGTCAACGACAACGGCTGGGAGCGGGTCATTGTGTTCGCCAACCGCAAGGATGAAGTGCGGCGCATCGAGGAACGCCTGGTGCGCGACGGCATCAACGCCGCGCAACTGTCCGGCGACGTGCCGCAGCACAAAAGGATCAAGACGCTGGAAGGCTTCCGCGAAGGCAAGATCCGCGTGCTGGTGGCCACTGACGTGGCCGGTCGCGGCATCCACATCGACGGTATCAGCCACGTGATCAACTTCACCCTGCCGGAAGTCCCGGACGACTACGTGCACCGCATCGGTCGTACCGGTCGGGCTGGTGCCGATGGCGTGTCGATCAGCTTCGCCGGTGAAGACGACTCCTATCAGTTGCCGTCCATCGAAGAAAAACTCGGTCGCAAGATCAGCTGCGAAACGCCACCGACCCATCTGTTGCGGGCGGTTGAGCGCAAGCGTCCACAGTAA
- a CDS encoding alpha/beta fold hydrolase has product MTEPLILQPVKAADACVIWLHGLGADRYDFLPVAEALQESLLSTRFVLPQAPTRPVTINGGYAMPSWYDIKAMSPARAIDRDELEASADHVIELIEQQRASGIDASRIFLAGFSQGGAVVYHTAFLKWQGPLGGVLALSTYAPTFNDELELSASQQRIPVLALHGQFDNVVQNSMGRTAYEYLKAHGVTVTWQEYPMEHEVLPEEIRDIGVWLSERLR; this is encoded by the coding sequence ATGACCGAGCCCTTGATTCTTCAGCCTGTTAAGGCAGCCGACGCCTGCGTGATCTGGCTGCACGGCCTCGGCGCCGACCGCTACGACTTTCTGCCGGTGGCCGAGGCCTTGCAGGAAAGCCTGCTGAGCACGCGCTTCGTTTTGCCCCAGGCACCGACCCGCCCGGTGACAATAAATGGCGGTTATGCCATGCCGAGCTGGTACGACATCAAGGCCATGAGCCCGGCTCGGGCCATCGACCGGGATGAGCTTGAAGCGTCCGCCGACCACGTCATCGAATTGATCGAACAACAGCGCGCCAGCGGAATAGACGCTTCGCGGATTTTCCTCGCCGGCTTTTCCCAGGGCGGTGCCGTGGTCTATCACACCGCTTTTCTGAAATGGCAGGGACCGTTGGGTGGCGTGCTGGCGTTGTCGACCTACGCGCCGACCTTCAACGACGAACTGGAGCTGTCCGCCAGCCAGCAACGGATTCCGGTGCTGGCGCTGCACGGCCAGTTCGACAACGTGGTGCAGAACTCCATGGGCCGCACGGCGTATGAGTACCTCAAGGCCCATGGTGTCACCGTGACATGGCAGGAATACCCAATGGAGCACGAAGTGTTACCCGAAGAAATTCGCGACATCGGCGTGTGGCTGAGCGAACGCCTGCGCTGA